GGCCGCGATGACTGTCCCACTGCCCCTGGAGGGGCTCGCGGCGATCGTCACCGGCGCCGGCCGGGGCCTGGGCCGGGCCGAGGCACTGGAGCTGGCGCGGCTCGGCGCGGCCGTGGTCGTCAACGACTACGGACAGCCCGGCCGGGACGGCTCGGGGGAGGCCTCCGCGGGCCCCGCCGAGCAGGTCGCCGAGGAGATCCGGGCCGCCGGAGGGCAGGCCCGCGCCCACACCGGGGACGTCGCCGACCACCAACAGGCCGCGGAACTGGTCGAGTTGGCGATCGCGGAGTTCGGCAAGCTCGACATCCTCGTGAACAACGCGGGCATCCTGCGCGACCGCATGGTCTTCTCCATGACCGAGGGCGAGTGGGACGCGGTGATCCGGGTCCACCTCAAGGGCCACTTCAACACCACCCGGTTCGTGGCGGCGCACTGGCGCGAGCGGTCCAAGGCGGCGGGCGCGCCGGTGTACGGCCGTATCGTCAACACCTCCTCGGAGGCGTTCCTCGCCGGGTCCGCCGGACAGCCCAACTACGCGGCCGCCAAAGGGGGGATCGTCGGACTCACCACGTCGACGGCCCTCGCGCTCGCCAAGTACGGCGTCACCGCCAACGCCATCTGC
Above is a window of Streptomyces griseorubiginosus DNA encoding:
- a CDS encoding 3-oxoacyl-ACP reductase produces the protein MTVPLPLEGLAAIVTGAGRGLGRAEALELARLGAAVVVNDYGQPGRDGSGEASAGPAEQVAEEIRAAGGQARAHTGDVADHQQAAELVELAIAEFGKLDILVNNAGILRDRMVFSMTEGEWDAVIRVHLKGHFNTTRFVAAHWRERSKAAGAPVYGRIVNTSSEAFLAGSAGQPNYAAAKGGIVGLTTSTALALAKYGVTANAICPRARTRMTEDVFSGAGFEQPESGLDPLAPEHVAPLVGYLASPAAERVNGQLLVVHGGMVVVVERPRVQAKFDSKQDTFTYDELDALLTPHYARRPAGETFAAAEVLGLKRE